The DNA region TAGGGCCTTTGCCATGGGCCCTAGGTAAGacgcaatttattttatttatgactgattatttctctaaatgggtcgaAGCACAGGCCCTCGAGAAAGTCAGGGAGAAAGAGGTCATTGATTTCATTTACGACCATATAATCTGTCGATTCGAGGTACCAGCGGAGATCGCGTGCGATAACGGGAAGCAGTTCCTAGGTAGCAAGGTCAGCAAGTTTTTCAAAGaatacaaaatcaagaaaatcttatcaaccccgtatcacccgagCGCGAATGGCCAGGCCGAGTCTACCAATAAAACTATATCGCAGAATTTAAAGAAACGACTGGCCAGCTTTAAGCACCGATGGAAGGAGGTTCTGCCTGAGGTTTTATGGGCCTACCGCACAACGGTGAGATCAAGCACCAGGGAGACTCCATTTTCCCTTGTATACAGAGCCGAGGCCCTGATACTCGTTGAAGTTGGTAAGCCAAGCTTAAGATTCCGTTATGCCACTGAAGACTCGAACCATGAAGCAATGTCTGTCAATCTGAATCTCGTGGACGAAAGGAGGGAAGCTGCTCATATCCGGATAGCCGTACAAAAATAGAGAATGCAAAGGTTTTATAACCGGAGGACCAACCTCAGTCATTTTCAGATTGGGGACTTAGTGATGAGGTAGGTCACACTTCATACGAAGAACCTTCATGAAGGGAAATTAGCCCCGAATTGGGAAGGACGTTACCGAGTCACTGGAATAACCGAGAAAGGTTCTTATCAGCTCGAGAACGAAGACGGACAACAGCTGAAACACAACTGGAATGTAGCACACCTAAAACGATATTACTGTTAAAGGtatgaataaattttattttgttttcttctcTCTCGATCTAACCACGCAGGGATACAATTCGTGGGACAATGAAGCAGCACAACGGAAACTGGGAAGTCATagacttaggactgaaagcacgtgctgcATTATTTTTCCCTTTGACCGTTTTGTCCCGAAGTGAGTTTTCgccaaggtttttaatgaggcagcgctGAACAGCGTGCTACGCATATAGAGCACACCGATCAAAGACCGAAGACCGGGGACTGCACATACCGGGCTAATAGTACCCGAGCCCTCATACTTCGAACTCAAatactaggggactattataccatGAGTTAGGTGATAACTATGTAAAAGCCAAGGTCTGAACGATAGGATCAAATGTAAGAACCAAACGATcgattgaatcgtgtccacttagtttgTTCTTACCGCGGTAAAAATTACGAATGCATCCCTGGCCGGTTTTTCAATAAAAAACTTACTTCGAACAAAAGGATCCAATGTTGCCAAATACCGAAAAACTATGGCGTAAAcagttaaagactacggtctaatcTATGGCGTAAACAGTTAAAGACTACGATCTAAAAAACATATGCAAGCTCGAAAGCTGCGACCTAAACGGTTAAAGACCAAGGTCTAAAAACGCAAAATTGTCGTGATCGGGTCTATCTTGCAAATTATAAATAAAGCAATGACTAAAGTCAACACGGACTAAAACCCAATCACGAGCCGTTACCACTTGAATTTTATCCTAGCCGAAACAATATGGCAAATTATAATGATGGCATAAACCGAACAAACATTGAACCAAGCAGTACTTTGCAAATGTCAAATACAAATTTTGATTTTCATTCATACATACGTAAAGTAGATTTACAAAGGCTCGGACTAGTGGCCTCAAAACAAAGGTGTAAAAACAAAAGAAGGGATGCAAGGCCCCGAACCTAATCTTCACCCAACCCCTCGGCCTCTTCATCGGCTGTCTCGAGGTCGATATCCGAATCCTCAGGTTAGAATGCAGCCTTTTCTTCCGCTTCAAGCTTCTTGGCTTCCTCGATCAGATCTAATAAGTCCACGCCAGTGGCTTAAAATTCTTTGAGGGTTTTCCTTCGGGTTAAGCACCGCTCGTACTCAGCTCAAAGATTACTAGCCTTTTCGACAACAGTCACATCGGCCTTGTAGTGCtctaacatatcatcataaccCGAGATCTGTTCAAGAGCCTTTCCATGCTCAGCTTGCAGATCGGTGATGACCCGGTTCAATCGATCCCGTTCAACTTCGGCCGCAGCAAGTGATGAGCTAAGGCCATTCATTTGTTCCACGGACGCCCGAAGCTGCTCCCTGAGAATATCACGTTCGGCCACAACATCGATGGTCATTTCGTGGAGGACATTAAACTCGGGCTTGATCCCTTCCAGCTCTGCCTGAAGTTGATCGATCTGGCTAACATAAGCCCGGGCCTGAGAAGGAAGGGCGTTAGTATCAGTCGTTAAAGATTTATTGAAAACTTCGAAAGCCCTTACCTTCTCTGCCAACTGATCGCGCTCCCGCTTAGCCTCGGCAGCTTCGTTTCGAGCCACTGTTAAGTCCGACTTCAGGATAGAAAGGTCAAGGAGAAACGAGATGTATTGCAATAGATTTATAAACTCGTCCACCTCCTGACTTTTTCTTTTAAGCTCCTCCTTGAGCCGGCCCACTTCATGCCTGAGCCGATGAAAGCTGGCAGGATGAAGCACGGAGGCCTATAAGACAAAAAAGGACGATTGTAAAATGAGACATGAAGTTAAAAATAAATGAAAGGAGCAGAAGAACAAAACTTACCCGGTTCAATGCCTGTTGGGCCTCGTTGAAAAGGCATGATTCGCTGACTTCATCCATTTTTCGACGGTCTTCCTGGGACACCAGATGGTATAAATAGCTGGCCACCCCGACCGGCCCTGACAGCATGTTCATGTCGGCCGACACCTTGAAAGTTATTAGCCTGTTTTGACTCGGGTCGGTACTAGGGGCAGGAAACAACCTAGGACCGGAATTAACCCCGAAACGATCGGCCACAGGATGGAAAAATGCTTAAAATTCGACATATCCGGAGCGGGTATTTCATAACCCTCATGACCGACTGCCTTTTGCTCGGTCATCTTGCCTTTGGCTTTTTCGTCATCGGCGGGAATATCCACCAATGGCGGCGGAGAATCCTGTATGTTAATTATCGTTTCAGATAAGGCCACATCTTGTATCGGAAGGACGGAGCCAATACCGTACAAAGGCGGAATGCTGGTAGTTTTTTAATACTTAGAGTAGAAATGTGATCGGAGGTCCCGACCTTCGACCCAATGCTCCCTGCGTCCGTCGACCTCGAGATGCCGCTCCACCCAGTCGGAATTTGACTTGAGCTTTCCACCAATGATGGAGTGATTGCAACAGAACCGGTCAGATCATGCTCGAGGAGCTCGTATATAAGACGATGCCCACCCAACACTTGATCATATCGTCAGAATGGTATAATAATTGACCAACAACCTCAGCGTCCAAAGCACGGGCCGAGACATCTTCTGATGAGGTCTCTCGGATAACGATCCTCGATCTTTTCCTGGCCTAGGAAGGAGCTCGAGAAGATTCGGAGGATCTTCTTTTCCTCTTTTCAACTAGGTCTCACTGATCGGGTGCTTCGATATTCTGCTCCTCAGCTGAGGCCTCGGCAGTTTCCTGGCCCCGAATTCTGGTGGCCTTTGATAAACCTATGAAGCAAAAAGAAGAACAGTCCTTACCTATCTAACGTATTGCGTAGATAAGAAAGGACGACGCTCTAAGGGAAGTACTTACCATGGGTTCCGGCCTCCCAACGGGACCGGGACAAACGTCTCCAGGTACGATCGGCATAAGTAAGTTGGGAACAGATTTTCCCGATCCACCGATCGAGGTTAGGAACCGCACCGAGGGTTCGGGTAAGCGCTGTATACACACTAACAAATAAAAGGTTCAGCATAGGTGCAGGCACATGGCCGAATCATATCAACATAAATTTACTTACGGTTTGGGTTCCATCTCTCGTGAAACGGAAATTTGTCAGCGAGAATCAGATCCGCTATCCTGACTCGGACAAACCTGCCCTGCTAGcctcggtctctatcttcgtccagacCAGAGAAGGGCGCTTTTCCAGCTCGTTTTGAGAGTTTAATCATTCCCCCTCTGAATACACGGGGGCTATATAGCCGGAGTAGGTGGTGCACCGTGAACGGAATGTTCACGTTTGTAGTAAAATAAATGAGGGGCACAACGATCCTCCAAAATGACGGGTGGATTTGGTCGAGGGTAATCTCGTACCATTTGCAGAAATCGACCACCATAGGGTCGAGTGTGCTGAATGTGAAAGGGTAGGTATAAATACTTAAATACCTTTCCATGTAGGTCGTTATGGCTTCATCCTGGTCAGGGATAACGACCTCCTTACCTTTCCACCCACAATCTTCTTTGACTTGCTCGAGTTTATTCGGGGGTATCGTGCACAAATAGGCTAATATTTTGACACCTCGATCCCTCTGTTGAGAAGGATTCTCGACTTTGAAGTCCCGAATGGTCGAACAGTCTTGAGGAATAAAGTCAGTCAGCAGTGGCTCTGGTTTAGGAGCCGAAGAGGTCTCACCAGCTTTAGCCTTTGAAGATTTGCTCGTCATTTCGGAATTATGAAGATAAGAAGGTTTTGaatgaaggtttgaagattgaACAGGAAACTAATAAGAAGATATGAAGATATAAAggtttgaagatatgaagatcaACGTATCCAAGGCACACGAAAGTAAAAATTCCTTTGGTAAAAGTCAAAAAgtgaaaaatgaaggggaaaacTTGCTTTTATATAGTGGGACCGAGACGCTTTACCTTCCGCAACCGTTTTCAGAGCCAACAGGGCCTTGACACGTGTCGATGTCTGACGGATGTGACGGATGTGACCTTGATCCTATCTAATCTTAGGAAGCGTACGCGAGAAGGAACCGGGACGTTCGCTCAACCAACAGATCGTGCTTAAACGGGTCGACCTTTCGAAGAGACCTAGATCGAGACCTCGTGCGAATACCTCTATAATCGAGTAAAGCTTCCGAATAGGTCACAAAGGATATGGTTTCGAACCAGTCGTGGCCGAGTTTAATAATAAGATGCTGGATTACGGTGGCTGGTAGCAAAAAATGACGGGTTTTTACGGATTATGGAGTAAGTGATTATTGATCGGATATAACAAGGGCATATATAAAGGTTTGGGTACAAACAATACACGATAGAATGCTCAATGAAGTCCAATAACAGCCAAATTACGAAATCTCATTAAAGATTTTTTCCATTCCACAAAATTCCGACTATGTCGGATACATCAGTACATCAGGAAAAGCAGAAGAAACCCTACTCGACGACCAGTAATAGGAAAACAAAAGTAAGACAGCCACATCCTTAATCAACCTAACAAGTCAGAGGATGAGATCTTTGAGCATATCCACGGGATGCGACAATGATGGGTGATACCTATTAGATATCCCCGTGACTTACAGAAGAGGCGGATGAGATGGGGATATCCAATCCCGATAAATCTTCCTCATCGAGCATAATTGTTGGCGGGGCTTCGCCTGAAGGAATTTCCCGACGGGTCCCCATGATATTACGAGTACGAACTAGAGATCCAACCCCCGAATGCATAAGGGAAAACTTCCATCCTCCCTGCATCTAGGTGGCCTCGATGGAGTAGGTGTTCTTCTTCCCGAACTACGTCCTCAGCTACTGACTTTCCCTTGGAAGCCCTCCTCATCTGAAGTCCTGGAAACTAAAGGTATTGAGTTAGGATATAATACAGGGAAATGAGGGTCGAAAAGATCAGATTAAGAAGTTACCACGGTTtttgcctttccacccttcaGGTGCCATTCTTCTCCAAGAACGGCCTAAGCTACGAGAAGCCCGGAGAAGGGCAATCACCCATTCAAAAATAGCAGTTTCAAGCGTGGGTTCAATCGGATCCGGTGAAGGGTTCCACACTTCGGGAAAATTGGCAGACGATGGACGGCGAAGTTGAACCGTGCGTATCATCAAGAACCAGTGAAGCCATCCTCGATCATAATCGTCTTCGGGGTCGATTAGGCTTTGGCTTCCCCTAGGAAGCATCTGAACAATTCCCCATCGGATCACCCTAGGTACATATAAATGAAGCAAATGATCGAGGGTGAAAGCGATTCCGGCCGCATTGGCTAACTTCTCAATACAGTACACGAACCTCCAAATTTGCGGGGCGATCTGCCCGATACATATTCGATACCGACGACAGAAGTCCTCGATTACTCTATGAACAGGGAGGGTGAACCCTATGGCAAAGGGATAAGTATATAATAACGAGTAACCGGCGACATGATGATTTATTTTCACACCATCCCCAACGGTGAGGATGTCGACATCTGCGCCTAGATGGCAATCTTCCCTGACCGTAGTAATGGCGCTATCACCGATACAAGATTCGAAATTCTCCACTGGTCGAGATGACAAAAAACTTTACAATCGTTAGTATAAATAAAACCCGACGGAACAATACCAGCAGCGATAGATTCTAACCCGCTATCAGAACCAGCGGCTCCAGTTGATGGCATGAACGCTGATCTTTACCCTGAGTCAATAACGGTACGTAAGCCATGTTCGCGGAAGGTTTTCTTTAACGATAAGTAGTTATGCCCTGGAAAAAGAAGATTGAAGATCCGAGGAATATTATAGACTCAATACAGGAATAACAATAGGTTTTGAGGTGGAGCCAAGTGAGACTTGAAGAAGTGAAGATGtatggaaaagaaagaagacatgGGCTTTATATACATAGGGGATTCCCCAAAAAGATTTGGCGGCTGGGTAATGATGACCTAGCATCGGGCAGAGTGAAAGTTGACTGAAAGGTCTTGTCCTAGGTAATTAGAGGCGGCTGTTCAGCTTATTTTGGTCCATTCCCCGCCATTAGTAATTGTACCTCGGGAAATGGGGGtactatctgtatacgggtaaaaccgaggatacaGGAACGCTCGGTTTCCCGTTGTCATGGTTATGCTCGGTCACGATACGACCGTCTCACCGGAAACGTGGCTTCTAGTTCGGGCCGGGATGAGGTGATAAAGGAAGAGCAATTGACTGCCATAAGGagaagaccgaaatatccgccCTCAACTGGATAATTTAGCGTCGATCTCGGTAAAATAGATGTcaccaaatttattttctttatttagaattgtactagggttgaaaTTCCTCTATCATATAAAGAGGAGGTTCTCATCCATTAAAGGGATTGGCAACAGAAAGAAAGAGttcatataaaaagaaaaagaattacttGCATTCACCTCCATTTTGTTCTTGAATTCATTTCTATTATCCATCGTATACGTACTCAGCATCGAGTATCGACCTCGGTTTTCATATCGAGGCTGGACTCAATCAACATCTAGTCAGATCTTCTTCCTTATTCACTTATTGGTTTCCCTTGTAATCTAATATCaaattgaatttagccacatatctttggcatcacgtataaatttaattgttccccattttaaggttaaacaaaGCCCCAAATATCTTCTTCTATGGTTTTAGATTTAATCTCAAAGTGTCGTTGTACTCTGCTTTTCTTTCTAGCTGGATATTTATCTTTTCTCTTAGATTTTCAAGattaaatacatatatgtattcctATAAAGTAGTAGCTAGTACCATGATCATTTTAGGCATGCCAGATATAGGCATTCCATATTCAGAAGGTgaccaaaaaagaaaaggaaatatgacAATTTaatcagacaaaaaaaaaaaaagaaaaaaaaacacaattAAACTGCCATATAATGAGAGAAAATCACTTCCACAGATCATTACAAAGAATTAACTCACAATATTACAAATATGGAGAAAATCCACCAGATTCCAGCTATCAGTAATCCATACATAACAAATGTACTTAACTGTACATTGTGGCTAGGACTATAAGAGATCCCCTTTCTTATGAACTTGATATAATTCTGGAATGCTATTAAAATcgtataagaaaaaaaaaacgaagagaAATCAATTGCAAAACATAATTGATGAGAAATAATTAGGAATTAATTAGATGATGAAgataatttaattactttttcttcTTGGATTGGTGCTCCTTGGCCATTTGTTCAAATAAGCTACCATCATAAACACCTCTTATTGTTTCTTTTCCAAGCAATCCATGCTTGTCTTTGCAAAGAAAGTATAGTACCTTCCACTCTGATAAAGCCGCAATACTGCATAACATAATCCTCCTTATTAGTATATTTTTACTTGCTTCATGAacccaacaataacaacaacaacaacaacaacaacaacaacaacaataataataccgCTGAATCAAATTATCTGTTTTAAGATTCTTACATACCGCTTAATTtaagtaaaaaaatatttaatagttttaattatAAGATTATTTATCTTAATTATCCTTTATGACTCTCTTAAACATCTCAATTAACATTCCACTAATTCTAGCCAACGGTAAGGATGAATctgcaacaacaaaaaaagtgTGTAGTTTTTTTTATAGAGAAATAGTAATTTTAGAAAGAGGAGGTCCTCCCTCTCTCTAGAAATTATATAGCCGTTATATCAAAATTAGCTGCTACCATCCAATTTCCTCTTTCACTAACTCGATGGGGTCGCCAGCAAGTGATCCTCCGTCGAATACACAATACCAATCCCTTATACCCCAGGAACAACCTCTCATCTCGGAGCCCGTAGTAGGCAGTTCCTATGCTGTCACTATATCAGAACCTCCAAATCCGACAAATCGAAATGAACCAAACCAAATCATGGCAAGAAGAACAGTACACACTGGAATGCCAACACTGATATTCAAACATTGACATTACCAGTAATGGAATCAGTCCCGGTTAACAACCAAGAGACAGAGAATATGGGGAAGAAATCAAAAAAGCCAACCAGACTTGATTAGAACGACACCAAGGGGTTGGAGTGAACCTCCTAAGATCTTTAAACCAACTGGTGCGGCATTTGGGGTTGACAAACCAATGCCTGTCTCTGAGAGAAatcaaaaaaataagaaagatcaGAATAAAAAGAATGAGATTCATAACCCTGCTGTGGTAGAGCAAAAGAATCAAGATGACACAAGGGATGAGAAAGATAGTGATCAGATTGTTCATAAGCAAATGGAAGATGTGACTCAAAGCAATCTGAATCCAAGGGAGATTGATGAAGACTTAAATAACTCTGCAAGTGACCAACATGATGACTAAGAAGAAAGGCAGGCCATTATGATAAATAATCCCAATGAGCTAATAGTTGAGTTATTTGATTGAAAATAGGAGGAATGTGAGTACAAGAATTCAAAGAACAGATCAGGGAAGAAGAAAAGAAGATCAAAAGAAGCTGGTAACAATGATCAGAATGATATCATGATCACTCAAAATAGTTTTGATGAGCTTATGTAGGATGATGAATCTATCAAGGATAACAGTGGTGAGGGTGGGAATACTAAAACAGATGAGGGAGAAAGCACAACCAATGATCCTCATAAAGAAAAACTGATGATTGGACTGACATAACTTCCTCTGAGGAGGATAATACTTTAGATGATTCTGAGAAAgggaaaaatgaagaagaagaagaggactcAGACACGGATCAGGAAGAAAAGCAGAAATAATCAAGCAAA from Lycium barbarum isolate Lr01 chromosome 10, ASM1917538v2, whole genome shotgun sequence includes:
- the LOC132614960 gene encoding uncharacterized protein LOC132614960 isoform X1, with product MNMLSGPVGVASYLYHLVSQEDRRKMDEVSESCLFNEAQQALNRASVLHPASFHRLRHEVGRLKEELKRKSQEVDEFINLLQYISFLLDLSILKSDLTVARNEAAEAKRERDQLAEKVRAFEVFNKSLTTDTNALPSQARAYVSQIDQLQAELEGIKPEFNVLHEMTIDVVAERDILREQLRASVEQMNGLSSSLAAAEVERDRLNRVITDLQAEHGKALEQISGYDDMLEHYKADVTVVEKASNL
- the LOC132614960 gene encoding uncharacterized protein LOC132614960 isoform X2, with protein sequence MNMLSGPVGVASYLYHLVSQEDRRKMDEVSESCLFNEAQQALNRASVLHPASFHRLRHEVGRLKEELKRKSQEVDEFINLLQYISFLLDLSILKSDLTVARNEAAEAKRERDQLAEKARAYVSQIDQLQAELEGIKPEFNVLHEMTIDVVAERDILREQLRASVEQMNGLSSSLAAAEVERDRLNRVITDLQAEHGKALEQISGYDDMLEHYKADVTVVEKASNL